One window from the genome of Microcebus murinus isolate Inina chromosome X, M.murinus_Inina_mat1.0, whole genome shotgun sequence encodes:
- the LOC142865903 gene encoding melanoma-associated antigen B18-like, with product MPRGQKSKLRAREKRRQARGENRDLGGAQATAAEGESPSPACVLSAGSSQNLPASEMPTIPKVLQGTSSTTNTTAAVPCTDSNEGDNSQDDKSLDLPRGIENFYKDPLNKKVVVLVQFLMQKYQNKEPITKAEMLKFVTKNYKCHFNEILRRASEHMELAFGVDLKEIDPIRHCYAFVSKLDLSLDAAVSDEENMASKTGLLMIALGVIFMQGNCAPEEEIWAVLNVMGVYADRKHFIYGDPRKVITEDLVQLKYLECQQVPNSDPPCYEFLWGPRAHAETSKMRVLEFLAKIHNTVPSAFPSWYEEALRDEEERARARAAARARTAAMANARSRTTPSSFSRAK from the coding sequence ATGCCTCGTGGTCAAAAGAGTAAGCTCCGTGCCCGTGAGAAACGCCGCCAGGCCCGTGGTGAGAACCGGGACCTGGGAGGTGCTCAGGCCACTGCAGCAGAGGGAGAGTCCCCCTCTCCTGCCTGTGTTCTCTCTGCAGGCAGCTCTCAGAATTTGCCTGCTTCTGAAATGCCTACAATTCCGAAGGTCCTTCAGGGAACCTCATCCACCACCAATACTACTGCAGCTGTTCCGTGCACTGATTCAAATGAAGGTGACAACAGCCAAGATGACAAAAGCCTTGATCTCCCAAGGGGAATTGAAAACTTCTACAAAGATCCTTTAAACAAGAAAGTGGTTGTGTTGGTGCAGTTCCTGATGCAGAAGTATCAAAACAAAGAGCCGATTACAAAAGCAGAGATGCTGAAGTTTGTTACCAAGAACTACAAGTGTCACTTCAATGAGATCCTCAGAAGAGCCTCTGAGCACATGGAGCTGGCCTTTGGTGTTGACTTGAAGGAAATCGATCCCATCAGACACTGCTATGCTTTTGTGAGCAAACTAGACCTCAGCCTTGATGCAGCAGTGAGTGATGAAGAGAACATGGCCTCCAAGACCGGCCTCCTGATGATTGCGCTGGGTGTGATCTTCATGCAAGGCAACTGTGCCCCCGAAGAAGAGATCTGGGCAGTGCTGAATGTGATGGGTGTATATGCTGATAGGAAGCATTTCATCTATGGCGACCCCAGGAAGGTCATCACCGAAGATTTGGTGCAGCTAAAGTACCTGGAGTGCCAGCAGGTGCCCAATAGTGATCCCCCATGCTATGAGTTCCTGTGGGGTCCAAGAGCTCACGCTGAAACAAGCAAGATGAGGGTCCTGGAGTTTTTAGCCAAGATCCATAATACCGTCCCGAGTGCCTTCCCATCCTGGTATGAAGAGGCCTTGagagatgaggaagagagagCCCGAGCCAGAGCTGCAGCCAGGGCTCGTACCGCTGCCATGGCCAATGCACGCTCCAGGACCACGCCCAGCAGCTTCTCCCGTGCTAAGTGA